In the Phaseolus vulgaris cultivar G19833 chromosome 7, P. vulgaris v2.0, whole genome shotgun sequence genome, one interval contains:
- the LOC137829620 gene encoding protein RST1-like, whose protein sequence is MNVFPQVIFSSGKIKETRELPGAALICFSLTPKDVNEHQASKRLRDVHTGYEIALVEVAASLQLSRNILLALMALQSWKGFVRRWMKAYTLSYDAKAQLSVLDKTSKAASDILKSMMAIADEAIPRAAENIALAIGALCVVLPPSVHTVKSAASKFLLEWLLQHEHEHRQWSAAISLGLISSCLHVTDHKQRYHNITGLLEVLFDGRSSLVKGACGVGLGFSCQDLLTRVETSVTSTVMKETEKIPESELLGRTITALATMIQQRTRCSSDVLDSLCSYFPLGSYDISGKAYEQISDNTEDLEEDIWGVAGLVLGLANSISAIYRAGELTTVIKIKNLVIS, encoded by the exons ATGAATGTATTTCCACAGGTTATATTCTCTTCAG GAAAGATAAAGGAAACTAGAGAATTACCTGGTGCCGctttaatatgtttttctttaactCCTAAAGATGTGAATGAACATCAAGCATCCAAA AGGTTAAGAGATGTACATACTGGGTATGAAATTGCTCTAGTGGAAGTAGCTGCTTCTCTTCAGCTCTCAAGAAATATCTTGCTTGCACTGATGGCACTGCAATCATGGAAAGGCTTTGTGCGACGTTGGATGAAGGCTTACACACTGTCATATGATGCTAAGGCACAATTGAGTGTCCTAGATAAAACTTCTAAAGCTGCTAGTGACATTTTGAAG AGTATGATGGCTATAGCAGATGAGGCTATACCTAGAGCTGCTGAAAATATTGCCCTGGCTATCGGTGCACTTTGTGTG GTTTTGCCTCCTTCTGTTCACACAGTTAAATCTGCTGCTTCAAAGTTTCTTTTGGAATGGTTGCTCCAACATGAACATGAACACCGCCAATGGTCTGCTGCAATTTCTCTAGGATTAATCTCTAGTTGCCTTCATGTAACAGATCATAAACAGAGATATCATAACATCACCGGACTTCTTGAG GTTCTTTTTGATGGCAGAAGTTCCCTTGTAAAAGGAGCATGTGGTGTTGGATTGGGTTTTTCATGCCAAGATCTTCTTACCAGGGTTGAAACTTCTGTTACCTCTACTGTGATGAAAGAAACAGAGAAGATTCCAGAATCTGAATTGCTTGGAAGAACTATTACTGCCTTGGCTACAATGATACAACAGAGAACTCGATGTTCTTCTGATGTTTTAGACAGTCTATGTTCATACTTTCCACTGGGTTCATATGACATAAGTGGTAAAGCATATGAACAGATATCTGACAACACTGAAGACTTGGAAGAAGATATCTGGGGTGTTGCTGGACTTGTTCTTGGTCTAGCTAACTCCATTAGTGCAATATACAGAGCTGGAGAGTTAACGACAGTTATTAAGATAAAGAACTTGGTAATATCATGA
- the LOC137829621 gene encoding protein RST1-like, with protein MAASIRDVCHRSPDRGVDLILSVSSCIENQDRVIKALGLQSLAFLCEADVIDFYTAWDVIAKHVQGYKDDPILAHSLCLLLRWGAMDAEAYSEASKNVLAIVWNVVTSSPDRQWAKARILALESLSQYEVYPPMQMLLFCMSELLFY; from the exons ATGGCTGCTTCCATTCGAGATGTTTGCCATAGAAGTCCTGATAGGGGTGTTGATCTCATCTTGTCTGTTTCG TCTTGCATTGAGAACCAAGATCGTGTAATCAAAGCTCTCGGCTTGCAAAGCCTTGCCTTCCTGTGTGAAGCTGATGTGATTG ATTTTTACACTGCATGGGATGTCATTGCAAAGCATGTGCAAGGTTACAAAGATGATCCTATTCTTGCTCATAG CCTTTGCCTTCTGCTAAGGTGGGGTGCAATGGATGCAGAAGCATATTCTGAAGCATCAAAGAATGTGCTTGCAATTGTGTGGAATGTAGTTACCTCCAGTCCAGATAGACAGTGGGCAAAAGCAAGAATTTTAGCCCTGGAGTCACTTTCCCAATATGAAGTATATCCACCGATGCAAATGTTGCTCTTCTGCATGAGTGAACTgttattttattga
- the LOC137829178 gene encoding uncharacterized protein, which produces MAASRADQERIQIDLATSQAGNEELHRTNEELQRHLQNQARDREAEEPECATPPMELPMPFSQAIMDVVIPTTFVGPKATFTGMEDSEAHLTAFRTQMMLVGVSDAVRCKLFMSTLVGTTMDWFISLPDGHVTSFAQLSKLFREQYIANRAPPPNSYDFFDVRQYQGESLKEFVNCFGAQVVKLNTKDETMMVHAFRKGICTGPFSESLIKNRSKTFAEMASSGGSHRSRRGVVPNIAERLKMSSKTVKKLEPHKEAWCEFHQAFGHPIHNCLALGHQLDELVKSGFLNDYLAEPQKAETLTTSGENQRHEMPVHGEIHTISGGFSGGGCTASQRKKYAPSVMSVKAQVACDVLDINLTFTKVDL; this is translated from the exons ATGGCAGCGTCAAGAGCTGATCAAGAACGCATCCAGATTGATCTGGCTACGTCGCAAGCAGGAAACGAAGAGTTACACCGAACCAATGAAGAGTTGCAGCGTCATTTGCAAAATCAGGCAAGGGATCGTGAAGCGGAGGAACCAGAATGTGCTACACCTCCCATGGAATTACCCATGCCTTTTTCCCAGGCGATTATGGATGTTGTGATACCAACTACGTTCGTGGGACCGAAAGCCAcgttcacagggatggaggattCAGAGGCCCATCTCACAGCCTTCcgtacgcagatgatgctggttggtGTTTCTGATGCAGTAAGGTGTAAattgttcatgagcacgctgGTAGGGACGacgatggattggttcatcagcctccctgatggccacGTGACGTCATTTGCCCAGTTGTCGAAgttgttcagggagcagtacATTGCGAATCGCGCTCCCCCACCCAACTCTTACGATTTTTTCGACGTAAGACAGTACCAGGGTGAGTCGCTGAAGGAGTTTGTTAACTGTtttggggcacaggtggtgaaGCTTAACACCAAGGATGAAACGATGATGGTTCACGCGTTCAGAAAGGGGATTTGTACAGGGCCTTTCAGTGAATCACTCATCAAAAATCGCTCCAAAACTTTCGCTGAGATGGCGTCaagcggtggctcacatcgcagCAGAAGGGGAG ttgtgcccaacatagcagaGAGGTTGAAGATGTCGTCCAAGACTGTCAAGAAGCTAGAACCTCACAAGGAGgcttggtgcgagtttcaccaagcGTTTGGTCATCCCATACACAACtgcttggcgttgggacaccagtTGGACGAGCTGGTGAAGAgtgggttcctaaacgactacctGGCAGAGCCCCAGAAGGCTGAGACCCTAACAACGTCAGGTGAGAACCAGAGGCATGAGATGCCCgttcacggcgagatccacaccatctcggggggtttctcaggtggaggGTGCACTGCTTCTCAGCGCAAGAAGTATGCACCATCAGTAATGTCAGTAAAGGCGCAAGTGGCATGTGACGTTCTCGACATCAACCTTACTTTCACAAAGGTCGATCTTTGA